In Fluviicola sp., the sequence AATCCCCACAAAATCGATTTACTTGCGGAAAACCACATTTTCATTTTCAGTATTTATACGGTTGCACAAACTGCAGGAAGTCCCTACCTTTGTTCCAACACTATTCGCAAGAGAGTCAGAAGCTGATCAGGCACACCGTTTGTCAAGGAAACAGGAGCGTTGTCTGGGCAGAAATATCAGATGACTTTTAAAAAATTGAATCCGGCTGGGAAATTTCAATTGAAACGATTAATTTTCCAGTCGATTCACCAAAGAAGGCACTAATTGAAAAAATAAAAAGTGTCTGCTATTCAAACAGCGCAAAATAGCAGGCCTTAAAGATACTCTTACGCAAGAGTTAGTTAGGTTAAGTTGTAGTAGAAAAGCCTCGGCAGCAATGTTGGGGCTTTTTCTTTTGATGTTCTTTTTTGGGGATTCTATTGGTGATTATCCAGGAAAACCTTCCAGAAATCCGGTAACGGCTCCTGTAATTCAATCTGTTCTTTCCTAAACGGATGATCAAATTTCAAGCTATGAGCATGCAGGAACAATTCATGAATGCCCAATTTTTCCTGGAAATAATGATTATGATGACGGTTCCCGTATTTGGGGTCGTTGATGATCGGATGGGAAATTTTATTGGCATGGATACGCAACTGATGCATTCTTCCGGTAACCGGCATTAGTTCAACTAAACTGTAACGCTGCTTTTCATAGGGCGGGATCACATAATTGCGCTCAAAATGCTCCAAACACCGGAACAGGGTTTGTGCTTCTTTGTAATTTCCGCGATCATTCTTTACCGGAGAATCTATTTCCCCTTCAGTTTCCAGATGACCACGCAGCAATGCCAGGTACTTT encodes:
- a CDS encoding RluA family pseudouridine synthase; this encodes MNTERIKVLYEDDWCLVVYKPNNLIVHHSYYARNIEEISLTDLLREQGWPEACPVHRLDRKTSGLILFAKKAEWVADFQVLFENGGIEKKYLALLRGHLETEGEIDSPVKNDRGNYKEAQTLFRCLEHFERNYVIPPYEKQRYSLVELMPVTGRMHQLRIHANKISHPIINDPKYGNRHHNHYFQEKLGIHELFLHAHSLKFDHPFRKEQIELQEPLPDFWKVFLDNHQ